From Neisseria musculi, the proteins below share one genomic window:
- a CDS encoding prephenate dehydrogenase has product MESPTAPQHITLIGVGLIGGSFVLDLKHKGLAGGVTGIDLNRSNLERALERKVIDRAFECICAEAVGGADLVVIATPVATLPAVCVQLAPLLDHRTVVTDVGSTKQSAINAFRQYLPQHLPRCIAAHPIAGSDRSGALAAQFGLFQNKKLIICPHGKEDSDGLYLVESLWRSAGAQISRMSAHEHDAVFAAVSHLPHLLAYAYVHQIATHPDGEVYFDFAASGFRDFTRIASSHPAVWADICMANKHSLTALVDGQQQQLAVLKAMLEAGDAAALYRYFEKARQARDDWSASQ; this is encoded by the coding sequence ATGGAAAGCCCCACTGCGCCCCAACACATCACCCTTATCGGCGTCGGTCTGATAGGCGGTTCGTTTGTGCTCGATTTGAAGCACAAAGGGCTGGCGGGCGGCGTAACCGGCATCGATTTAAACCGCAGCAATCTCGAGCGCGCGCTGGAGCGCAAGGTGATTGACCGCGCGTTTGAGTGCATCTGCGCCGAAGCCGTGGGCGGGGCAGATTTGGTGGTGATCGCCACCCCCGTTGCCACGCTGCCTGCCGTGTGCGTGCAATTGGCACCGCTGCTCGACCACCGTACCGTGGTAACCGATGTGGGCAGCACCAAGCAATCGGCAATCAATGCGTTCAGGCAATATCTGCCGCAGCATCTGCCGCGCTGCATCGCCGCCCACCCGATTGCCGGCTCCGACCGCAGTGGCGCATTGGCGGCGCAGTTCGGGCTGTTTCAAAACAAAAAACTGATTATCTGCCCGCACGGCAAAGAAGATTCAGACGGCCTGTATCTGGTGGAATCGTTATGGCGCTCGGCAGGGGCGCAAATTTCCCGCATGAGCGCGCACGAGCATGATGCCGTTTTCGCCGCCGTGTCGCATCTGCCGCACCTGCTGGCCTATGCCTATGTGCACCAAATCGCCACCCATCCCGATGGCGAGGTTTATTTCGATTTTGCCGCTTCGGGTTTCCGCGACTTCACCCGCATTGCTTCCAGCCACCCTGCTGTCTGGGCCGACATCTGCATGGCCAACAAACACAGCCTGACCGCGCTGGTTGACGGCCAGCAGCAACAGTTGGCGGTGTTGAAAGCCATGCTTGAAGCAGGCGATGCCGCCGCGCTTTACCGTTATTTTGAAAAGGCCAGGCAGGCGCGCGATGATTGGTCGGCTTCACAATGA